From a region of the Corynebacterium aurimucosum genome:
- a CDS encoding ParA family protein produces the protein MTRVISVIQSKGGTGKTTLSVMLAEAIRKMGYTVAVADGDPQQSATRWAAKVQDFPFPIESVRSSSDFSGVVRRGNNPDFLIVDTPPGGLAFITESAKAADLVLLPTGVSPMDIDRTQVTLSWLIEMGIPTAVVLSNVDRREKLLDEVHAELEGDETAALAETVIPTRAATRRVFGTKPKTTKVWDSLAKEVVAAFED, from the coding sequence ATGACTCGAGTAATTTCCGTGATTCAGTCGAAGGGCGGGACGGGGAAGACCACGCTTTCGGTAATGCTCGCAGAGGCAATTCGGAAGATGGGCTATACGGTCGCAGTCGCAGACGGCGACCCCCAGCAATCTGCCACCCGATGGGCAGCCAAAGTACAGGACTTTCCATTTCCCATCGAATCTGTCCGCAGCTCAAGTGATTTCTCTGGAGTTGTCAGGAGAGGAAATAATCCGGACTTTCTTATAGTCGACACTCCTCCAGGTGGTTTAGCTTTCATTACCGAAAGTGCTAAGGCTGCCGATCTAGTCCTTCTTCCAACTGGTGTTTCCCCGATGGATATTGATCGAACTCAGGTAACGCTTTCTTGGCTAATAGAAATGGGGATACCAACAGCAGTTGTTCTGTCGAATGTCGATAGGAGGGAAAAACTTCTAGACGAAGTCCATGCCGAGCTGGAGGGGGACGAGACTGCAGCGCTTGCTGAAACAGTCATCCCAACTAGGGCAGCCACGCGTCGCGTTTTTGGAACAAAGCCCAAAACTACGAAGGTTTGGGATTCTTTGGCCAAAGAAGTCGTCGCAGCATTTGAAGATTAA
- a CDS encoding peptide transporter encodes MAIPKAKNKARKESSGNRSESSPSTKMFAQANDKATRLQLYVRDRQLIKELKLAAVEEEKSISQLFEEWATRWLEERS; translated from the coding sequence GTGGCAATTCCAAAGGCTAAAAATAAGGCGCGGAAAGAATCGTCTGGAAATAGGTCGGAGAGCTCGCCTTCAACAAAGATGTTCGCTCAAGCTAATGATAAAGCGACACGTCTTCAGTTGTACGTCCGCGATCGACAATTGATTAAAGAGCTCAAACTCGCTGCAGTGGAAGAAGAGAAGAGTATCTCCCAACTTTTTGAAGAGTGGGCAACACGATGGCTCGAGGAAAGAAGCTGA